The Quadrisphaera sp. DSM 44207 genome window below encodes:
- the coaBC gene encoding bifunctional phosphopantothenoylcysteine decarboxylase/phosphopantothenate--cysteine ligase CoaBC gives MSTSGPAAQGPRTAQGPRVVLGVGGGIAAYKAVLLLRLLTEGGARVRVVPTDGALRFVGEATWAALSGQPVAADVWTDAHEVPHVRLGREADLVVVAPATADLLARAAHGRADDLLTSTLLTARCPVLLAPAMHTEMWEHPAVRANAALLRERGVVVLDPASGRLTGADTGPGRLPEPEAVHAAALRLLARGSAAPDLAGWHVVVSAGGTREPLDPVRFLGNSSSGRQGYALAATAAARGARVTLVAAHTDALPDPAGARVVRAGTARQLREAVLAAAADADAVVMAAAVADFRPAQEAQHKIKKSEDPADADDALLLRLVRNPDVLADLVAARRAGGVPQRAVLVGFAAETGDERAGVLEHARRKLARKGCDLLVVNDVSAGRAFGSPENTVVLLPAGSGGADEQEERVGPAAKEVVADAVWDAVRRRAGALHPAG, from the coding sequence CTGAGCACCTCCGGTCCCGCCGCGCAGGGCCCCCGCACCGCGCAGGGCCCCCGCGTCGTCCTGGGCGTCGGCGGGGGCATCGCCGCGTACAAGGCGGTGCTGCTGCTGCGCCTGCTCACCGAGGGCGGCGCCCGTGTGCGCGTCGTCCCCACCGACGGCGCGCTGCGCTTCGTCGGCGAGGCGACGTGGGCGGCGCTGTCCGGCCAGCCCGTCGCCGCCGACGTCTGGACCGACGCCCACGAGGTGCCGCACGTGCGGCTGGGCCGCGAGGCCGACCTCGTCGTCGTCGCCCCCGCCACCGCCGACCTGCTGGCGCGCGCGGCCCACGGGCGCGCGGACGACCTGCTCACCTCCACCCTGCTCACCGCCCGGTGCCCGGTGCTGCTCGCGCCGGCGATGCACACGGAGATGTGGGAGCACCCCGCCGTGCGCGCCAACGCCGCGCTGCTGCGCGAGCGCGGCGTCGTGGTGCTCGACCCCGCCAGCGGCCGCCTGACCGGCGCGGACACCGGGCCCGGGCGCCTGCCCGAGCCGGAGGCCGTGCACGCGGCCGCGCTGCGCCTGCTCGCCCGGGGGAGCGCCGCTCCCGACCTGGCCGGGTGGCACGTCGTCGTCTCCGCCGGCGGCACGCGCGAGCCGCTGGACCCGGTGCGCTTCCTCGGCAACTCCTCCTCGGGCCGGCAGGGGTACGCCCTCGCCGCCACCGCCGCCGCCCGCGGCGCCCGCGTGACCCTCGTGGCCGCGCACACCGACGCCCTGCCCGACCCGGCCGGTGCGCGCGTGGTGCGCGCCGGCACCGCCCGCCAGCTGCGCGAGGCCGTGCTCGCGGCCGCCGCGGACGCCGACGCGGTCGTCATGGCGGCCGCCGTCGCGGACTTCCGGCCCGCGCAGGAGGCCCAGCACAAGATCAAGAAGAGCGAGGACCCCGCCGACGCGGACGACGCGCTGCTGCTGCGCCTGGTGCGCAACCCCGACGTCCTCGCCGACCTCGTCGCCGCCCGCCGCGCGGGGGGCGTGCCGCAGCGCGCCGTCCTCGTCGGCTTCGCCGCCGAGACCGGCGACGAGCGCGCGGGCGTGCTCGAGCACGCCCGGCGCAAGCTGGCGCGCAAGGGCTGCGACCTGCTCGTGGTCAACGACGTCAGCGCCGGGCGGGCCTTCGGCTCGCCCGAGAACACCGTCGTCCTGCTCCCGGCCGGCTCCGGCGGGGCCGACGAGCAGGAGGAGCGCGTCGGCCCGGCGGCCAAGGAGGTCGTCGCCGACGCCGTCTGGGACGCCGTGCGGCGGCGTGCCGGAGCCCTGCACCCGGCTGGCTAG
- the rpoZ gene encoding DNA-directed RNA polymerase subunit omega, which translates to MSGTAAAPEGITNPPIDDLLEAADGSKYGLVIYAAKRARQINAYYSQLNEGLLEYVGPLVETHVQEKPLSVALREIDAGLLSVQPVHPDDEPHLSLTSTEPLEGADPDDLANGL; encoded by the coding sequence GTGTCCGGTACCGCGGCCGCCCCCGAGGGCATCACCAACCCCCCCATCGACGACCTGCTCGAGGCCGCCGACGGCTCCAAGTACGGGCTGGTGATCTACGCCGCCAAGCGCGCGCGGCAGATCAACGCCTACTACTCGCAGCTGAACGAGGGCCTGCTCGAGTACGTCGGCCCCCTCGTGGAGACCCACGTGCAGGAGAAGCCCCTGTCCGTGGCGCTGCGCGAGATCGACGCCGGTCTGCTGAGCGTGCAGCCGGTGCACCCGGACGACGAGCCGCACCTGTCGCTGACGTCCACCGAGCCGCTCGAGGGCGCCGACCCGGACGACCTCGCCAACGGCCTGTGA
- the gmk gene encoding guanylate kinase, protein MSADPDAAGADRARPGGPARLTVLAGPTAVGKGTVAADVRRRYPQVWLSVSATTRPPRPGEVDGVHYLFVDDAAFDALVADGQMLEWAVVHGRHRYGTPRQPVERALAAGTPVLLEIDLQGARQVRRVLPGARFVFLAPPSWQELERRLVGRGTEGPEERARRLATAREELAAESEFDVTIVNDDVRRATDELVSWMGLDPLPQ, encoded by the coding sequence CTGAGCGCCGACCCGGACGCTGCCGGGGCCGACCGCGCGCGGCCCGGGGGACCCGCCCGGCTGACCGTCCTCGCCGGCCCCACCGCCGTCGGCAAGGGCACGGTCGCCGCCGACGTGCGCCGCCGCTACCCGCAGGTGTGGCTGTCGGTGTCGGCCACCACCCGCCCTCCCCGCCCCGGCGAGGTGGACGGCGTGCACTACCTCTTCGTCGACGACGCCGCCTTCGACGCCCTCGTGGCCGACGGGCAGATGCTCGAGTGGGCCGTCGTCCACGGCCGCCACCGCTACGGCACCCCCCGCCAGCCGGTGGAACGGGCCCTGGCCGCCGGCACCCCGGTGCTCCTCGAGATCGACCTGCAGGGCGCCCGCCAGGTGCGTCGGGTGCTGCCCGGGGCCCGGTTCGTCTTCCTCGCGCCGCCGAGCTGGCAGGAGCTGGAGCGCCGCCTGGTCGGGCGCGGCACCGAGGGGCCCGAGGAGCGCGCGCGGCGCCTGGCCACCGCGCGCGAGGAGCTGGCGGCCGAGTCCGAGTTCGACGTGACGATCGTCAACGACGACGTCCGGCGGGCCACCGACGAGCTCGTATCATGGATGGGACTGGACCCGCTCCCGCAGTGA
- the mihF gene encoding integration host factor, actinobacterial type, with protein sequence MPLPDLTPEQRTAALEKAAAARRERAEVKNRLKYSQGSLGDVIREGQRNDVVGKMKVSALLEALPGVGKVRAAKVMEEIGISESRRVRGLGANQITALVQRFDS encoded by the coding sequence GTGCCGCTCCCCGACCTGACTCCCGAGCAGCGCACCGCAGCGCTGGAGAAGGCCGCTGCCGCGAGGCGGGAGCGCGCCGAGGTCAAGAACCGCCTCAAGTACTCGCAGGGCTCCCTCGGGGACGTGATCCGGGAGGGCCAGCGGAACGACGTCGTCGGCAAGATGAAGGTCAGCGCCCTGCTCGAGGCCCTCCCGGGCGTCGGCAAGGTGCGCGCGGCCAAGGTGATGGAGGAGATCGGGATCTCGGAGTCCCGCCGGGTCCGGGGCCTGGGCGCCAACCAGATCACCGCGCTGGTCCAGCGCTTCGACTCCTGA
- a CDS encoding quinone-dependent dihydroorotate dehydrogenase: MPPSPPERPPAPQGLDERLYGALFRLVLRRLDPELAHRLAFAALRGAARVPGVSPAVRRALAPPPDAGVEVAGVRFPGRFGLAAGFDKEGRGVPGLGVLGFAFVEVGTVTPRAQPGNERPRLWREPGGHLRNRMGFNNDGAPAVAARLAALRATPLGRAAVVGVNVGKSRTTPHDRAAGDYAECARLLAPHADYLVVNVSSPNTPGLRDLQAVDALRPVLVAARDAARAAAPARRVPLLVKIAPDLSDADVDAVADLVAELGLDGVVAVNTTVAHDLGPGGLSGPALRARGLAVVARLRRRLGPHALVVGVGGVSAPADALAYRRAGADLVQGYTGFVYRGPGWARRLNRALASPSGH, from the coding sequence GTGCCGCCCTCGCCGCCTGAGCGCCCGCCGGCTCCCCAGGGCCTCGACGAGCGCCTCTACGGCGCGCTGTTCCGCCTCGTGCTGCGCCGCCTCGACCCCGAGCTGGCCCACCGCCTCGCCTTCGCCGCCCTGCGCGGCGCCGCGCGGGTGCCCGGGGTCTCTCCCGCGGTGCGCCGGGCGCTGGCCCCGCCGCCGGACGCCGGCGTCGAGGTCGCCGGCGTCCGCTTCCCCGGCCGCTTCGGGCTCGCGGCGGGCTTCGACAAGGAGGGGCGCGGCGTGCCGGGGCTGGGCGTGCTGGGCTTCGCCTTCGTCGAGGTCGGCACCGTCACCCCCCGCGCCCAGCCGGGCAACGAGCGGCCGCGCCTGTGGCGCGAGCCCGGCGGGCACCTGCGCAACCGGATGGGCTTCAACAACGACGGCGCGCCCGCGGTCGCCGCCCGCCTCGCCGCCCTGCGCGCCACGCCCCTCGGCCGCGCGGCGGTCGTGGGCGTCAACGTCGGGAAGTCGAGGACCACGCCCCACGATCGGGCCGCGGGGGACTACGCCGAGTGCGCCCGCCTGCTGGCCCCGCACGCCGACTACCTCGTCGTCAACGTCTCCTCGCCCAACACCCCGGGCCTGCGCGACCTGCAGGCCGTGGACGCGCTGCGGCCCGTGCTGGTCGCCGCCCGCGACGCCGCGCGCGCCGCCGCACCCGCCCGCCGCGTGCCGCTCCTGGTCAAGATCGCCCCGGACCTGAGCGACGCGGACGTCGACGCGGTGGCCGACCTGGTCGCCGAGCTCGGCCTGGACGGCGTCGTCGCGGTCAACACCACCGTCGCGCACGACCTCGGCCCGGGCGGGCTGTCCGGGCCCGCGCTGCGCGCGCGGGGGCTCGCCGTGGTCGCCCGGCTGCGCCGGCGCCTGGGCCCGCACGCGCTGGTCGTGGGCGTCGGCGGCGTGAGCGCACCGGCCGACGCGCTGGCCTACCGGCGCGCCGGCGCGGACCTGGTGCAGGGCTACACGGGGTTCGTCTACCGGGGTCCGGGCTGGGCCCGGCGCCTCAACCGCGCGCTCGCGAGCCCGTCGGGCCACTGA
- the pyrF gene encoding orotidine-5'-phosphate decarboxylase, with product MSAGAVPFGARLAAAVAEHGPLCAGIDPHPGLLRDWGLDDDAAGLERFALACVEALAGAVAAVKPQAAFFERHGSRGLAVLERVVADLRAAGTLCVVDAKRGDVGSTMAAYADAYASDASPLAGDAVTATAYLGWGSLEPLLAAASASGRGVFVLALTSNPEGASVQHARDPGTGRSVAAQLAREAAARNAAEGAGAPGGPALGPVGLVVGATVGDAPARLGIDLAAVRGPLLAPGVGAQGATAADLARVFGAARPAVLASSSREVLRAGPDPAALRAAARRTAEECRAALAA from the coding sequence GTGAGCGCGGGCGCGGTGCCGTTCGGGGCGCGCCTGGCGGCCGCCGTCGCCGAGCACGGCCCGCTGTGCGCCGGCATCGACCCGCACCCGGGGCTGCTGCGCGACTGGGGCCTGGACGACGACGCCGCGGGCCTGGAGCGCTTCGCCCTCGCGTGCGTGGAGGCCCTCGCCGGCGCCGTGGCGGCCGTCAAGCCGCAGGCGGCGTTCTTCGAGCGCCACGGGTCGCGCGGGCTCGCCGTCCTCGAGCGCGTCGTGGCCGACCTGCGCGCCGCCGGCACCCTGTGCGTCGTCGACGCCAAGCGCGGGGACGTCGGCTCGACGATGGCCGCCTACGCCGACGCCTACGCCTCCGACGCCTCCCCGCTGGCCGGGGACGCCGTCACGGCCACCGCCTACCTGGGGTGGGGGTCCCTGGAGCCCCTGCTGGCGGCGGCGAGCGCGAGCGGGCGCGGCGTGTTCGTCCTCGCCCTGACCTCCAACCCCGAGGGCGCCTCCGTCCAGCACGCGCGCGATCCCGGGACGGGGCGCAGCGTCGCCGCGCAGCTGGCGCGGGAGGCCGCGGCGCGCAACGCCGCCGAGGGCGCCGGAGCGCCCGGCGGGCCCGCCCTGGGCCCGGTGGGCCTCGTCGTCGGCGCCACCGTCGGCGACGCCCCCGCGCGCCTGGGCATCGACCTCGCCGCCGTGCGCGGCCCGCTGCTCGCCCCCGGCGTCGGCGCGCAGGGGGCCACCGCCGCCGACCTCGCCCGCGTCTTCGGCGCCGCGCGCCCCGCCGTGCTCGCCTCCTCCAGCCGCGAGGTGCTGCGCGCCGGGCCCGACCCCGCCGCCCTGCGGGCCGCCGCCCGCCGCACCGCCGAGGAGTGCCGTGCCGCCCTCGCCGCCTGA